In one Nicotiana sylvestris chromosome 8, ASM39365v2, whole genome shotgun sequence genomic region, the following are encoded:
- the LOC138874645 gene encoding uncharacterized protein: protein MMQQVIGSNAKISERVDAHDSAIKNIEVQMGQISISLNNRPHGTLPADTQINPKDQGPKQLMAPAQEEHNTQIEAEREAETAQEPVFEVVADKENTQIIGKKKPPALFPQRLAKYQREEQYKKLLEMLKQIQTCSAVVTRPIVEKLSDPGSFTIPCTIGNFAFAKALCDLVASINLMPLAIYKRLGIGRARPTLMLLHLADRIVKRPSGILDDVLIQVGKLVFPTDFVILDCKVDEKITIILGRPFLTTGRALIDCETGELKMRLNDE from the exons atgatgcagcaggttattgggtcaaatgcaaaaatcagtgaaagagtagatgcacatgattcagctattaagaatattgaagtgcagatggGCCAGATTTCGATATCTTTGaataatcgtcctcatgggacattacctgcagacactcaaataaatccaaaagatcaaggcccgaagcagctgatggca CCTGCCCAGGAAGAACATAACACACAGATTGAGGCTGAGAGAGAAGCTGAGACAGCCCAGGAACCGGTATTTGAGGTGGTAgctgataaagaaaatacccaaaTTATTGGGAAGAAGAAACCCCCCGCACTATTCCCACAGAGGCTGGCCAAGTACCAAAGggaggaacaatacaagaaattATTGGAGATGctaaaacaaatccag acctgcagtgcggtggtgactagaccaattgttgagaagctgtctgacccagggagtttcacaattccctgCACTATTGGTAACTTTGCGTTTGCCaaagcactttgtgatttggtggctagcataaatcttatgcccctggcgatctataagaggttggggattggaagagctagacccactttGATGCTGTTGCATCTGGCTGACAGGATCGTGAAAAGACCCTCTGGTATCTTGGATGATGTGCtgattcaggtagggaaattaGTGTTCCCtacagattttgtgattctagattGCAAGGTGGATGAAAAGATTACCATAATTTTGGGGAGGCCGTTCTTGACCActgggagagctctcattgattgtgagactggggagctcaagatgaggttgaacgatgaatag